In Kitasatospora sp. NBC_00240, the following are encoded in one genomic region:
- a CDS encoding AfsR/SARP family transcriptional regulator — protein MELRETPHSALRFQVLGPVQAWRGEQALSLGSPQQQAVLTALLLQRSRPVTTQDLVDGLWGDRPPPQAVAALRTYISRLRTVIEPDRETRAPAALLVSVSDGYALRIPSSALDLSAFDAGFAEAMGARTAGRTHEVHRLLVSALALWRGRPLAGVPGPYADAQRLRLAERHVTAWEERCASALDIGLHSEIVSELSSLAAEHPLRERIRELLMLALYRCGRQAESLGVYSDTRKLLIEELGVEPGTGLALMHSRILSADPALMPSPESEARPADRDDAPAFTPPAQLPADVSDFSGRSELVSELREVLRSAAGQAVVVTSLAGIGGVGKTTLAVHVAHSVRSAFPDGQLYVDLRGAGASPADPAVVLGDFLYSLGVTETPDSLEQRAALYRSILANRRMLILLDNAQDAQQLTPLIPGVSGCAVLATSRSRLAGIPGAHLVDVEELSPEEALGLFSAIVGEQRVAAEPDASLAVVKACGFLPLAVRIAAARLASRPRWSVSDLARRLADQRRRLAELQLGNLAVETTIGLGYGQLRPEEARAFRLLSLVDAPDLPLSAVAALLGLDEGRAEALAEALVEANMLECYSPGRYRYHDLLRLYAQQQNEKLADVEQQQSAVLRLLDLLLATLLNAAQAIEPEDLLPEPLNELVSEGIGFSTGPAAQLWLRAETTLLLSTVEAAVRAPSGMLRPAVDLLIVLNSMVEDPTHGQRIRQILETAYVEAKAHGDTAALARVRFAQGFLQHLTSEFHNAEVSLRESLSLQGENDVTMLRSMVANLLGIMLSIANRPAEALPFFGQALAISRVIGAPSGEARLLGNIARAQLDVGQTVEAVRSVHEAVATARTSGNAPCLADTVYQLGVVLLSTGDPGGAAVHLREAHQLYQSQQNRLREAYTLTRLASSLLADRQVPAAAEAAEESLAIAQEMDSAYCQGLANAALGEALLQLAQPARGLACLQEAYAIFTRLGVPEASPVLDLVSRQQQHTEPSSPPAP, from the coding sequence ATGGAGCTTCGGGAGACGCCGCACTCAGCGCTGCGCTTCCAGGTGCTCGGCCCGGTTCAAGCCTGGCGTGGCGAACAGGCGTTGTCCCTGGGATCGCCCCAGCAGCAAGCCGTCCTCACCGCACTGCTCCTCCAGCGCAGCAGGCCCGTCACCACCCAGGACCTCGTCGACGGACTCTGGGGCGACCGGCCCCCTCCGCAGGCCGTGGCGGCACTGCGCACCTACATCTCCCGCCTGCGGACCGTCATCGAGCCGGACCGGGAGACCCGGGCACCCGCCGCGCTGCTCGTCTCCGTCAGCGACGGGTACGCCCTGCGGATCCCCTCGTCCGCGCTCGACCTCTCGGCCTTCGACGCCGGCTTCGCCGAAGCGATGGGCGCCCGCACCGCCGGCCGGACCCACGAGGTGCACCGGCTGCTGGTCTCCGCACTCGCCCTGTGGCGGGGCCGCCCGCTGGCCGGCGTCCCCGGCCCGTACGCCGACGCCCAACGGCTGCGCCTGGCCGAACGCCACGTCACCGCGTGGGAGGAGCGCTGCGCGTCGGCCCTGGACATCGGCCTGCACTCGGAGATCGTGTCGGAGTTGAGCTCCCTCGCAGCCGAACACCCGCTGCGTGAGCGGATCCGCGAACTGCTGATGCTGGCGCTCTACCGCTGCGGACGGCAGGCGGAGTCCCTCGGCGTCTACTCCGACACCCGCAAGCTGCTCATCGAGGAACTCGGCGTGGAGCCGGGCACCGGCCTGGCCCTGATGCACTCGCGCATCCTCTCGGCCGACCCCGCCCTGATGCCCTCGCCGGAGTCCGAGGCCCGGCCCGCCGACCGGGACGACGCGCCTGCCTTCACCCCGCCGGCGCAACTCCCGGCCGACGTATCGGACTTCAGCGGCCGCTCCGAGCTCGTCAGTGAGCTCCGTGAAGTGCTCCGCAGCGCGGCGGGTCAGGCCGTGGTGGTCACCTCGCTCGCCGGCATCGGCGGCGTGGGCAAGACCACGCTCGCCGTGCACGTGGCCCACAGCGTGCGAAGTGCCTTCCCCGACGGCCAGTTGTACGTCGATCTGCGCGGCGCCGGGGCGTCGCCGGCCGACCCGGCCGTGGTCCTGGGCGACTTCCTCTACTCCCTGGGCGTCACGGAGACCCCGGACTCGCTGGAGCAGCGCGCCGCGCTCTACCGCTCGATCCTCGCCAACCGGCGGATGCTCATCCTGCTGGACAACGCCCAGGACGCCCAGCAACTGACGCCGCTGATCCCCGGGGTGTCCGGTTGCGCGGTGCTGGCCACCAGCCGCTCCCGGCTGGCCGGAATTCCCGGTGCCCACCTGGTCGATGTGGAGGAACTCAGCCCCGAGGAGGCGCTCGGCCTGTTCTCCGCCATCGTGGGCGAGCAGCGGGTCGCCGCGGAGCCCGACGCGTCCCTGGCGGTGGTGAAGGCGTGCGGGTTCCTCCCGCTCGCCGTACGCATCGCCGCCGCCCGGCTGGCCAGCCGGCCCCGCTGGAGCGTGTCCGACCTGGCCCGCCGCTTAGCGGACCAGCGGCGGCGGCTGGCCGAGCTGCAGCTCGGCAACCTGGCGGTGGAAACCACCATCGGGCTCGGGTACGGACAGCTGCGCCCCGAGGAGGCCCGCGCCTTCCGTCTGCTGTCCCTGGTGGACGCCCCCGATCTGCCGCTGAGCGCGGTGGCCGCACTGCTGGGACTCGACGAGGGCCGCGCCGAGGCGTTGGCGGAGGCCCTGGTCGAGGCCAACATGCTGGAGTGCTACTCCCCCGGGCGCTATCGCTACCACGATCTGCTGCGGCTCTACGCACAGCAGCAGAACGAGAAGCTGGCCGACGTCGAGCAGCAGCAGTCCGCCGTCCTGCGGCTCCTCGACCTGCTGCTCGCCACCCTGCTGAACGCGGCGCAGGCCATCGAGCCCGAGGACCTCCTGCCGGAGCCCCTGAACGAGCTGGTCTCCGAAGGGATCGGCTTCAGCACCGGGCCGGCCGCTCAACTCTGGCTGAGGGCCGAGACAACGCTGCTGCTGAGCACCGTCGAGGCAGCCGTCCGGGCGCCGTCCGGGATGCTGCGGCCGGCCGTGGACCTGCTGATCGTGCTGAACAGCATGGTCGAGGACCCGACCCACGGCCAGCGCATCCGGCAGATCCTGGAGACGGCCTACGTCGAGGCCAAGGCGCACGGTGACACCGCCGCGCTCGCCCGGGTGCGCTTCGCCCAGGGCTTCCTGCAGCATCTGACCAGCGAGTTCCACAATGCCGAGGTCTCCCTGCGGGAGAGCCTGAGCCTTCAGGGCGAGAACGACGTCACGATGCTGCGGTCCATGGTCGCGAACCTCCTCGGCATCATGCTCAGCATCGCGAACCGGCCTGCCGAGGCCCTGCCGTTCTTCGGGCAGGCGCTGGCGATCAGCCGGGTGATCGGGGCGCCGAGCGGTGAGGCCCGGCTGCTCGGCAACATCGCGCGCGCCCAGCTGGACGTCGGGCAGACCGTGGAGGCGGTCCGGTCCGTCCACGAGGCTGTCGCGACGGCGCGCACCTCCGGCAACGCCCCGTGCCTGGCCGACACGGTGTACCAGCTCGGCGTCGTGCTGCTCTCCACCGGCGACCCCGGCGGAGCCGCCGTCCACCTGCGCGAGGCCCATCAGCTCTACCAGTCCCAGCAGAACCGGCTGCGCGAGGCCTACACGCTGACCCGCCTCGCCAGCAGCCTGCTCGCCGACCGGCAGGTGCCGGCGGCGGCCGAGGCGGCCGAGGAGTCGCTGGCGATCGCGCAGGAGATGGACTCCGCCTACTGCCAGGGCCTGGCCAACGCCGCCCTCGGCGAGGCGCTGCTCCAGCTCGCGCAGCCCGCCCGCGGGCTGGCGTGTCTGCAGGAGGCGTACGCGATCTTCACCCGGCTCGGTGTGCCTGAGGCCTCCCCCGTGCTGGACCTCGTCTCCCGACAGCAGCAGCACACCGAGCCTTCCTCTCCCCCTGCGCCGTAG
- a CDS encoding class I SAM-dependent methyltransferase, giving the protein MRRRGVRALQAVAFDSIGTGYNEAFPAKGGQLACGEWLLGELEAGAEVLDVGCGTGEPTAGHLLAGGLRVTGVDLSDGMLALARATVPQAVYHRIDMYDLATERADTAWDLPALGPAGAGRFAAATAFFSLILLPQDEVPAVLRRIRRLLRPGGLLALGMVEADLDHAALPFLGTTLRITGYLREDLERVLTGAGFAVEEQFGLPYAPASTSLPPEEQLFLRCRRVG; this is encoded by the coding sequence CTGCGGCGCCGGGGCGTACGGGCCCTGCAGGCCGTCGCCTTCGACAGCATCGGCACCGGCTACAACGAGGCCTTCCCGGCCAAGGGCGGCCAGCTGGCCTGCGGCGAGTGGCTGCTGGGCGAGCTGGAGGCCGGCGCCGAGGTGCTGGACGTCGGCTGCGGGACGGGCGAGCCGACCGCCGGCCATCTGCTGGCCGGCGGCCTGCGGGTCACCGGCGTCGACCTGTCCGACGGGATGCTGGCACTGGCCCGCGCCACCGTCCCGCAGGCCGTCTACCACCGGATCGACATGTACGACCTGGCGACCGAGCGAGCCGACACCGCCTGGGACCTGCCCGCCCTGGGCCCGGCCGGGGCCGGCCGGTTCGCGGCCGCGACGGCGTTCTTCTCGCTGATCCTGCTGCCGCAGGACGAAGTCCCCGCCGTGCTGCGGCGGATCCGCCGGCTGCTGCGCCCCGGCGGCCTGCTGGCCCTGGGCATGGTGGAGGCCGATCTCGACCATGCCGCCCTGCCGTTCCTCGGCACCACACTGAGAATCACCGGCTACCTGCGCGAGGACCTCGAACGGGTGCTCACCGGCGCGGGGTTCGCCGTCGAGGAGCAGTTCGGGCTGCCGTACGCGCCGGCCAGCACCTCACTGCCGCCGGAGGAGCAGCTGTTCCTGCGCTGTCGGCGCGTCGGCTGA
- a CDS encoding MarR family transcriptional regulator — MSTDQPGLPSDASRIYRRYLSAVMLHGHAGARACDLGATDLYALNILELSGAMTPGELATRTGLTTGPTTRLIDRLEQAGYVRRTPSPDDRRKVIVEPVGRPAALDEVMAPARQRIGNVFGRYSPEQLDVLFDYFAQATRAYQEAAGDLRAGGGTPAR; from the coding sequence GTGTCAACTGATCAGCCGGGCCTGCCGTCGGACGCGAGCCGGATCTACCGCCGGTATCTGAGCGCGGTGATGCTGCACGGCCACGCGGGGGCCCGGGCGTGCGACCTGGGAGCGACCGACCTGTACGCGCTGAACATCCTGGAGCTGTCGGGGGCGATGACCCCCGGTGAACTGGCCACCCGCACCGGGCTGACCACCGGCCCGACGACCAGGCTCATCGACCGGCTGGAGCAGGCCGGTTACGTCCGCCGGACGCCGTCGCCCGACGACCGCCGCAAGGTCATCGTCGAGCCGGTCGGCAGGCCCGCGGCCCTGGACGAGGTCATGGCGCCCGCCAGGCAGCGGATCGGAAACGTCTTCGGCCGCTACTCGCCCGAGCAACTGGACGTCCTCTTCGACTACTTCGCCCAGGCCACCCGTGCCTACCAGGAGGCGGCCGGGGACCTGCGGGCGGGCGGCGGCACCCCGGCCCGGTGA
- a CDS encoding ATP-binding SpoIIE family protein phosphatase: MRDQLKPETGQPPAVPAQRRPPPGGGADPNDGEETDGVAGPVAERLAYLDAATRRINSALDLASTLRNLCRVLVPALADAAVVHLREPLPNVERDPGCPTRLRIHHSQGTRLGRRSGAGPSTPVPPDGALCRAMLSRDPVEPAVLGTHSDARIRPLLRELYGSRTAGRLAAGTSVLALPLRGRKAVLGLLVLIRRPPKGVAGAPEGPGPTGPAGLTAGGAAASAASTGPAAFDGPADGREHGRFDAADTATASHLATQAGLAVDTALRYSREWEIADELQRSMLPTHLPQPHGVRLAHRYLPGERGAQVGGDWYDAVPLPGNRVALIVGDVMGHSLTSAAIMGQLRTSAQTLAALDLPPHEVLYHLDEQAQRLGREQHLATCVYAVYDPIANRVVLANAGHVPPVLVQPDGRAELLDLPSGAPIGVGGVDFSSVELPAPPGSALLLFTDGLVETRRRPISIGLELLRARLATSHRHSPEHLCQDALRILPSGDRGDDIALLAASFDGIPAEDVAHWYLQPRHETPGRARRLAAHTLRRWGLEHLTESTELMVSELVTNAVQHATRPVTLSLVRTSRLRCEVGDDSPLLPRRRRAAPDEERGRGLQIVARCADRWGATRLGAGKVVWFEQRLP; encoded by the coding sequence GTGCGCGACCAGCTCAAGCCCGAGACCGGGCAGCCACCTGCCGTGCCGGCGCAGCGCCGCCCGCCCCCCGGCGGCGGCGCCGACCCGAACGACGGCGAGGAGACCGACGGCGTCGCCGGTCCGGTGGCCGAACGGCTCGCCTACCTGGACGCCGCCACCCGCCGGATCAACAGCGCCCTGGACCTCGCCTCCACCCTGCGCAACCTGTGCCGGGTGCTGGTCCCCGCGCTGGCCGACGCCGCCGTGGTCCACCTGCGCGAGCCGCTCCCCAACGTCGAACGCGACCCGGGCTGCCCGACCCGGCTGCGCATCCACCACAGCCAGGGCACCCGGCTCGGCCGCCGCTCCGGCGCCGGCCCCAGCACGCCCGTCCCGCCGGACGGCGCGCTCTGCCGGGCGATGCTCAGCCGCGACCCGGTCGAGCCGGCGGTGCTCGGCACCCACTCGGACGCCCGGATCCGCCCGCTGCTGCGGGAGTTGTACGGCTCCCGGACGGCCGGACGGCTGGCGGCGGGCACCTCGGTGCTGGCCCTGCCGCTGCGCGGGCGCAAGGCGGTGCTGGGCCTGCTGGTGCTGATCCGCCGCCCGCCGAAGGGGGTGGCCGGCGCTCCCGAGGGGCCCGGGCCGACCGGGCCCGCCGGCCTCACCGCCGGCGGCGCTGCCGCCTCCGCCGCCTCGACCGGCCCGGCCGCCTTCGACGGTCCCGCCGACGGCCGGGAGCACGGCCGCTTCGACGCGGCCGACACCGCCACCGCCTCCCATCTGGCCACCCAGGCCGGACTCGCCGTCGACACCGCGCTGCGCTACTCCCGCGAGTGGGAGATCGCCGACGAACTGCAGCGCAGCATGCTGCCCACCCACCTGCCGCAGCCGCACGGCGTCCGGCTGGCGCACCGCTACCTGCCGGGCGAGCGCGGCGCGCAGGTCGGCGGCGACTGGTACGACGCGGTGCCGCTGCCGGGCAACCGGGTGGCCCTGATCGTCGGCGACGTGATGGGCCACTCGCTCACCTCGGCCGCCATCATGGGCCAGTTGCGGACCAGCGCGCAGACCCTGGCGGCCCTGGACCTGCCCCCGCACGAGGTGCTGTACCACCTCGACGAGCAAGCCCAACGCCTGGGCCGTGAACAACACTTGGCCACCTGCGTGTACGCGGTCTACGACCCGATCGCCAACCGGGTGGTGCTGGCCAACGCCGGCCATGTCCCGCCGGTGCTGGTCCAGCCGGACGGCCGCGCCGAGCTGCTGGACCTGCCGTCCGGCGCGCCGATCGGGGTCGGCGGCGTCGACTTCTCCTCGGTGGAGCTCCCGGCCCCGCCGGGCTCCGCGCTGCTGCTGTTCACCGACGGCCTGGTGGAGACCCGCCGCCGCCCGATCAGCATCGGCCTGGAGCTGCTCCGGGCCCGGCTGGCCACCTCGCACCGGCACTCTCCGGAGCACCTGTGCCAGGACGCCCTGCGGATCCTGCCGTCGGGCGACCGCGGCGACGACATCGCGCTGCTCGCGGCCTCCTTCGACGGCATCCCGGCCGAGGACGTCGCGCACTGGTACCTGCAGCCCCGGCACGAGACCCCCGGCCGGGCCCGCCGGCTGGCCGCGCACACGCTGCGCCGCTGGGGGTTGGAGCATCTCACCGAGTCGACCGAGCTGATGGTGAGCGAGCTGGTCACCAACGCCGTCCAGCACGCGACCCGCCCGGTGACGCTCAGCCTGGTCCGCACGTCGCGGCTGCGCTGCGAGGTCGGCGACGACAGCCCGCTGCTGCCCCGGCGGCGCCGGGCCGCGCCGGACGAGGAGCGCGGCCGGGGCCTGCAGATAGTCGCCCGGTGCGCGGACCGCTGGGGGGCGACCCGGCTGGGCGCGGGCAAGGTCGTCTGGTTCGAGCAGCGGCTGCCGTAG
- a CDS encoding SgcJ/EcaC family oxidoreductase — translation MSITAENPGPTASAQADLAAVRALLEQSCDAWNRGDGAAYGELFTADATDVTYVGTVYTGGREIGRAHQALFDGFLKGSRLTTEIIAIRRHGADTAVVLTRGDVRKGQPRKKERKPGKVATYTVVREADGRWRIAAVQKTRRNALLEALSFRFQPATRPAAPSAAR, via the coding sequence ATGAGCATCACCGCGGAGAACCCCGGCCCCACCGCCTCGGCCCAGGCCGACCTCGCCGCCGTCCGGGCCCTGCTGGAACAGTCCTGCGACGCCTGGAACCGCGGGGACGGCGCCGCCTACGGCGAACTGTTCACCGCCGACGCCACCGACGTGACCTACGTCGGGACGGTCTACACCGGCGGCCGCGAGATCGGCCGCGCCCACCAGGCGCTGTTCGACGGCTTCCTCAAGGGCAGCCGGCTGACCACCGAGATCATCGCGATCCGGCGCCACGGAGCCGACACCGCCGTCGTCCTCACCCGCGGCGACGTCCGGAAGGGACAGCCGAGGAAGAAGGAGAGGAAGCCGGGCAAGGTGGCGACCTACACGGTCGTCCGGGAGGCCGACGGGCGCTGGCGGATCGCCGCCGTCCAGAAGACCAGGCGCAACGCCCTGCTGGAAGCCCTCTCCTTCCGGTTCCAGCCCGCCACCCGGCCCGCCGCTCCGTCCGCCGCACGCTGA